The sequence below is a genomic window from Gadus morhua chromosome 12, gadMor3.0, whole genome shotgun sequence.
agccgtgaagaggggagggggaggagccgtgaagaggggaggaggaggagcagggggaggagccgtgaagaggggaggaggaggagccgtgaagaggggaggaggaggagcagggggaggagcagtgaagaggggagggggaggagtagtgaagaggggaggaggaggagcagtgaagAGGTGAGGAAGAGTAGTgtagaggggaggtggaggagcagggggtggaGCAGTGAAGAGggcgggaggaggtggaggagcaggaacaCGATCACAACAGGGAAGGGAGGCGCCGTGGGCGCCTCCTCCCTCGAGTCCCAGCACTCGCGGAAATGGACCGTGCTGGCCGTGCGGCCTCCGGCCTGTCGGAGGTCCAGCTCCGGCAGCCTGGGACAGCCGGCCCCGCCCCTCGCGCCCCCGCGGAGGACCTCTCTGGAAGGCGGCCGGTCCCAGAGCAGGGACAACCAGGGACAGGGGTTGCAAATGAGTCTTGACTAGAAACCTGTATGCATGgcatctattttatattttgtgtgaAACATTGTACAATGTATTTGTCCATGCTCAATAAacttctaaataaaataaaataaagaaaatagccCGCAGGAGGGGGGGCCGGCAGGGAAGGGGCTTCCTGCCAACCTGAatccctttttgtttttccttaagTCGTAGTAATCCGTTACgtttattttttccataaaaAGACGGGATTTATCGAACCTCCAAGGCCTTATTGTCCATTTTGCTTATTGACAGAGATGCTTTATTGGTGTCATGTGTtgcgtctctccctctgcccacCGTTACCGTCGGTTACGGGCCGAGATACTCCCAGTGGGGTGTGGAGGTTGTGTTCTTAACACTGGTACCCAAAATGCAGTGTGATTTAGATCCTTGGTCATCTATCGTTAATAAATGGTGTAATGACAGCGGGgctggtgtgtttttttgtacaaAGTGAAAAATTGAGTGCGCAAACGATACAAAATATCCtccatttgtttatttgtgtgataTATATGTGTAGggacaggccagtgcctctccgACTGATACGAGGTATTAATCCTCCATTTGTTTATGTTCTTACAAGGACGAACCAAATGCCAGTCCCAGGCCGTCTGATtcatagccagggccatataccttatcaagggagaCACTGCTTCTGCTCTCTGAAAACAAGCCGAAACCTATCAACACGTGTTGTCCACTGGAGAGTAGATAACACCTGCCGAAATAAAGTTCCACCTTTATGTCTAACGTCACTTAATGGCCCCATACATGTTATATATTACGGATCACTGTTCAGTCGTCCTCCACAAACCACTGAGCTGTCAAGGAGAGCCGAGATGAGGTAAGAACTGGCTATTTCCACCTTAAATACAATCATTTATAATCGGttatatctttgttgtatacgagGAATgtgttaacctaacaattgttagtgcttggcacttgtttctatgagcatccttactgtaccgacagagataaatttgttttttctcattcttctgacaaatgtacttattaacTTTTTATATTAGATATTAATAATCTTAAGTCGATTTGAACTATAGCACCTgctaaatgtacatttaaatgtgttCAACATCAGCAAAATGGATTCCCAATTAAATAGGACCAAATTaaaatttaaatataaatgatgcatacaaaacaaaaatcctGGTTCCTTATGAAACATGACCTTAACAATTACATAAAAAAGCTCAATCTTCTTTGTCTTTAATTGGCCCTTCAGTGCGGTTCGAAGTCCCTGGAGGGCCCGACTGGACACCTTAGAATGCCACTTCACGTGGAACCTGAACAGCCAAAGAAAGCACCTTTTCCTTCTCCGGGACATACTGGAGGACATCGGCGCCGAGGACGGCAACCTCTGGCTGGGGCACATCTACAACCTGCAGGCCCACGTCCACTTCCTCCTGGCCTCTGAAGAGGAGACCCCAGGCTCCACCATGAGCGACGCGCTGCGCTGCTTCGGCCAGGCGGGGGAGGCCTTCCGGCAGGTGAGGAACCCCGTGGCGGACGAGGGTCCCTGGCTGCTGGTCAACTACGGCAACCTGGCCTGGCTGCACTACCGACGGGACGAGTGGTCCGAGAGCGTCGCGTACTTGGGCAAGGCGGAGGCACTGCTGCGAGAATACCCGTCTTCGATACAGGGGCAGCCCCATCAGGAGGTCCTGGCCGAGAAAGCATGGACCCTCATGAACTTCGGCCGGGACGGCAAACGCAGTGCGGTGGAGCTCTTCAGGAAAGCCATCGAGGTGGAACCAGCATGCCCCGTGGAGTGGACCACCAGCCACGCGTTGGCCTTGGCGATGTCTTCTCCTCCAGACGACTCGTCACCAGAGCAGGAGGCGGATATCTTGGAGACCCTGAGATGCGCCGTTGAAGGCGATCCAGACAACTTGTACATTGCTGTGGTGTACCTCGAGAGACGCGGCATGACCGACAGCAGAGGGATCGCAGAGCGAGCCCGTGAGCTGACCAAGGAGGTGCTGAAAAGGTCCCAGACCAGCTACAGTGGGATCCGACCCCTGCTGAGAGTCTACAGACAGCACGTGTCCCTGGATGAGGCCATCGACGTGGCGAACGAGGCTCTAGCGAGGCATCCGACCAAACGGCACCTCAAATACGGCCTGGCGAACTGCTACAAGTCGAAGATTTTCTCAGACAGGGACAGTCCCTTCATCGAGGGTCTGAGGAGTCGAGCCATCGTTCTCTATGAGGAGGTGTGCAGCCTGTATCCTCATTCTTTCCTATTGGGGAGGATCACCCTGGCAAGTTTATACGCACAGTCAAGCAATTATGACAACATGAAGGGTGACAAGATATTTAGGGATTTGTTGGAAATTGATTTAGAGCCTGCCCTGCGGCAAATGCTTTATAACAAATATGCAAAATTCCTCCACTTCAGTCTTCAAGACCGACGGAGGTCAATAGATTATCACATGAAGGCAGCAGAAATACTGCATTCCTCCAGGTTTCGGAGAGAGAGCATACACATTCTGACCCAGATTAAGAATAGCAGGATGAACCGAATGTGTGGAGAAATTGGGGACTTTCTGGCCCAACTACCCTTGCAGCTTAGCACACAATGAAAAGAAAATCACATGTTACCTAATTAAACAAAAtcctttatttattaaatatggCACCAACTTTCAGATGGCTTTCAGTGTTGAAATCTGCCATACAATGGAAGAATGATTACAAAGCGCATATTTTGTAATTACCAACGAcgaaattatttttaatttttgtaAAAGGGGAACTATACATAGGAGTTTTATTTAAGACTGAAAGAAATACAATTAGGTGAATGAATATTCGTATTGCCTCTTATCtcaattgttttatgtttttcataAAACTTATATTGTCCAGAGGCCAGGGCGGGGAGGAATGGACTGAACTGGGTGGggatcctccacctccactcacCATTGGCTATCTGGTCAAAGTTCCTTAAACGTGACACGTTTTGGAATGGCATCTCCGCGTTTATTTTCAAGTCTCAATAAGAATGAAAAAAGAGACAGAACAcgctaaattaaaataatacgTAGAAAGACAGAATGTACTAGTCGTTTCCTCTTCGGCTCTTCTTGTGACTTTTATTTGAACTCCTGCTATGGAAACAGGTTGGATTTAGTCATTTAATCAATGTTACGATTTGGGCTTTTTGTTGATTGCTTATAAAGACATGTTATTGCTGAGAAATGAACAGCgatgaataaacaaaaacagtggTACCCTGATTCTTCTGATTATTTtttcatacatatttatacatatatatatatatatatatatatatatatacacacacgtgtatacatacacatacatacatatcacACAATTATTTTATGCATACAGCAAATTCAGACTGCTCAGTTTAGCCTCACTTCTCTCGATACTTTGAGTGACTGCGATGTCTGACTTCTGTGGTGACCTGGTGAAAACATTAAGATAAGTGACATTCGTTATATTGCAGAGTATATGGTCAAGTAGGGTTGATTCATCTGTGTCCTTAAGACATTAAGACAAAGGGGGTTTTATATTAACTTGATGAAAGCACTCGTATAAGCACCAATTTATAAAATGTGTTAAAACAATAAGGTATAATAATACTTTGTCGACCACCTAGGTCTGGTGTAACTTACAGGTACACCCAGAGTGTTGAACGCACTATATGCAAAATGACGTATTTAATTGTTATATTCATGCAGGTTCAGCTAGAGTTTGCTTGAGGACAACTTACGTTACTTACACCAGCTGGCTTCATGTGATAAGATAAGTTGGTGTATAGAAGTTGGCCAAGACCAAATTATTCCATATTAGACAGCTGCAGACTGAAAAGAAAACGCTAACCCCAAAATAATTCTAACAAAAGGTTTCTCAGCAGTTTTTTGTAGCATTAGGTGTTCTCAATAACATACTAAAAGTTGAGCAAAGATTGACCACTAGAAAGTGTCCAAGATGGGCAGGAAGCCCTCACCCTAACTCCTTCATTATTTGACCTAGCCATGTAATCTTGGTCTAACCCCATGTTTACTGGGTCAATGAATCCATTGGACTTGTCTAAATTGCGCTGACATGATTAGAAAAAGGTCAAAAACCAGCCAGCTGTGGCTTAACTATCAGAAGATGCCGGAGACAGCCCAAGCTCTGATCAAAGCAGATCGTACAGGATCTTGGAAGATGCACGTGCGCGCAATGTTGGACTGTCTGCCAATATTTTCCGCCCCAGAGCACGGCAACTACCTGAAATCGGCATATTTCTACCTCCAAGAGATGTGCCAACTCGACATCAGACACCCTGATGTACATGACAAGTTTTCCAGGGGTTTCCATGTGATCCGCCGCAGCAACCAGTACTGGCAGGCCTTAGCTCTGACTTCGTCCTCGAGCAGACATTGATACGATCCTTAAAAAGCAGTGGAGGTTTGACCCATGGGAGTGGAAAGACTGAGGAAATGCAAGCATTGTGGACCATGTCTACACCCATCACATCGGAATACAACAAACAACGCCATGCAGGAATTCAATGACCTCACCTACACGACCAGCCCCTAGAATCCTCAGAAGCAAGGATGAATAGAGATCACTCTGATTTAGAAAAGATCTGGTAAAAGCTTAGCATTTGCACACCATTCTCTCCAGACCCATCTCTGAGAAACATTGTAACTGGTGTTGTTTCCAAAGAGGAGGTGAATGTTCATGAGTTTGAGACTGTTGGCAATGAGATCATTGAAAAGATGATTGGAAAACCCGTTTTTGGAATATCCTTCAAACAGAAAGACTGGGCAAAAACCCTTGCAGATGACTCCGACGTCAAAGTTGCAAAAGAACAAACCATTGATCCTGCCTTGCTGTTCCAACGGTTCCTGATCAGGTCGCTGGAAGAAGTAATGAGTTATGAGCTCTGCTCATTTCCCGCAGCCCTGTTCGAAGGCAAGGAGATCTTCCGTAAAGCCAACAAGCTCCAACTAGTGCAGGCAGTAACTGAGTTTTCAAGCAAGAAATCGAACAAAACTGTCCTGGATTCCATCCCACCAACTGAGCATCATCTCCTTGAGGACGGCTCCCTGGTCCAACGCTTGGCATGGAAAAGGGGTGACAGTTATGGGGCCATTTTCATATGCAGACTCTACCATATGCATTATGGTAAAGCAACAGACGTTTTTTGATGGTTATAGCGAAGATCCTTCCATCAAAGACAATACTCATCGGAGACTTGGTGCAAACACTCACCCCATCGTTAAATTCAATGCAGAGACTGAGTTTGTGGGAAGAAAGGATGATTTCCTTACCAGGTCTTCAAACAAACAAGGACTGTTCAATCTTATGACCAATGAGCTGGAGAAGAAGGGCTGCACTGTTATCAATGCATCAGGTGATGCAGAGGTGGACATTGTCGAAGCTGCAGTCGAGGCCTCAGAACATCAGCCCACAACCTTGATAGGAGATGAGGATACAGATTTACTCGTTCTTCTACTCTACTATGCTGGGACGAGCAATAGAGGCCCCTATTTCCGTTCAGACAAGTCCAAAGCCACTAAAGTGTAAAACATCAGTGAGATTAAACAAGTCCTGGGTAGTGACTTGTGTTCCCAATTGCTGTTTGATCACACCTTCACGGGATGTGATACAACTTCACAAATTTTTAGTGTTGGCAAACAGTCAGCATTCCAAAAACTTGTGAATGGGGAATCAACCATCCAGTCCTGTGCAAATGTGTTTCTGATCCCACATCAAGCAAGGAATGTCATAGAGGACCATGGGACCAAGGCAAAGGCAGTTTTGGTTTGGCGAAAAGAGTACAGATTCACTTGCCTCTTTACGCTACAACCTTTTTAGCAAGAAAATCGTTACCGCCAAGTCATTTGTTACCCAAGAACGTCTGCCTCCAACTGAGTCCTCAACCAAATATCACTGCCAAAGAGTGTACTTCCAGATCATGGTGTGCATTGGAAAGGAAGGTGACACGAACACAGTCTATTGGGGATGGAAACAGGTGGAGAAACAGTTCCAGCCAGTTATGACCAATAAGACTGCTGCCCCAGAAGGCCTCCTGAAGATGATCCACTGTAATTGCACAACTGCCTGCCGAACACAACAGGACAGTTGCAGGCATATGGACTATCATGTATGCCTGCTTGTGGACCATGTCAAGTTGTGAATTGTGAGAATCACTATAATCAACCAAAGTTCCACGGTAAAGTCTGTGACACCAGTCTTGGGATTGTAATTTGTAGATGGTCCctaagagagatagaggggaggaggaggagcagggggaggagcagtgaagaggtgaggaggaggagcagggggaggagccgtgaagaggggaggaggagcagggggaggagcagtgaagaggggaggaggaggagcagggggaggagccgtgaagaggggaggagcaggtgggggagcagtgaagaggggaggaggaggagcagggggaggagccgtgaagaggggaggaggaggagcagggggaggagccgtgaagaggggaggagcaggtgggggagcagtgaagaggggaggaggaggaggagcagcaggaacaCGATCACAACAGGGAAGGGAGGCGCCGTGGGCACCTCCTCCCTCGAGTCCCAGCACACCGTGCTGACCAAGCGGCCCCCGGCCTGTTGGAGGTCCAGCTCCGGCAGCCTGGGACAGCCGGCCCCGCCCCTCGCGCCCCCGCGGAGGACCTCTCTGGACGGCGGCCGTCTGGGtcatagccagggccatataccttataTACCTTGAGAGTACTGGAGTAGTACACTGGAGAGTAGATAACACATGCTGAAATAAAGTTCCACCTTTATGTCTAACGTCACTTTATGGCCCCATACAAGTTAAATATTACGGATCACTGTTCAGTCTTCCTCCACAAACCACTGAGCTGAGAGCCGAGATGAGGTAAGAACTGGCTATTTCGACCTTAAATACAGTCATTTATAATCAGTTATAACttatatctttgttgtatacggggaatgggttaaccgaacaattgttagtgcttggcacttgtttctatgaacatccttactgtaccgagagatatattgttgtttctcattcttctgacaaatatactAAATGTTAACTTTTTTTATTCGATATTAATTAACTTAAGTCGCTTTAAATAAAAGcacctgctaaatgccctaaatgtacattcaaatgtattcaacaTCAGCTGGTTTATATCACAATTAAATAGGACcaattaaaaatgtaaacacaaataATGCATAACAAATAAAATAGTGATTCCTTATGAAAAATGACCTTAAAGCTCAAACATCTTTGTCTTTAATTGGCCCTTCAGTGCGGTTCCAAGTCCCCCGACCCTGAGGGCCCGACTGGAGACCTTCGAGTGCCACTTCACGTGGAACCTGAACAGCCACAGAAACCACCTTTTCCTTCTAAGGGACAAACTGGAGGATATCGGCACCGAGGACGGCAACCTCTGGCTGGGACACATCTACAACCTGCAGGCCTACGTCCACTTCCTCCTGGCCTCTGAAGAGCAGACCCCAGGCTCCACCATGAGCGACGCGCTGCGCTGCTTCGGCCAGGCGGGGGAGGCCTTCCGGCAGGTGAGGAACCCTGTGGCGGACGACGGTCCCCGGCTGCTGGTCAACTACGGCAACTTGGCCTGGCTGCACTACCACCGGGAGGAGTGGTCCGAGAGCGTAGCTTACTTGGGCAAGGCGGAGGCACTGCTGAGAGAATACCCGTCTTCGATACAGGGGCAGCCCCATCAGGAGGTCCTGGCCGAGAAAGCATGGACCCTCATGAACTTCGGCCAGGAAGGCAAACGTGCGGTGGAGCTCTTCAGGAAAGCCATCGAGATGGAACCAGCAGGCCCCGTGGAGTGGACCACCAGCCACGCGTTGGCCTTGGCGATGTCTTCTCCTCGAGACGACTTGTCACCAGAGCAGGAGGCGGACGTCTTGGAGACCCTGAGACGTGCCGTTAAAGGCGATCCAGACAACTTGTACATTGCTGTGATGTACCTTGGGAGACGCGCCATGACCGACAGCAGAGGGATCGCAGAGCGAGCCTGTGAGCTGACCAAGGAGGTGCTGAAAAGGTCCCAGACCAGCTACAGCGGGATCCGACCCCTGCTGAGAGTCTACAGGCTGCACGTGTCCTTTGATGAGGCCATCGAGGTGGCGAAAAAGGCTCTAGAGAGGGATCCGACCAAACGGCATCTCAAATACTGCCTGGCGAACTGCTACAAGTGGAAGATCTTCTCAGGCAGGGACAGTCCCTTGATCGAGGACCTGAGGAGTCGAGCCATCGGTCTCTATGAGGAGCTTTGCAGCCTGTATCCACATTCTTTCCTAATGGGGAGGATCACCCTGGCGAGTTTATACGCACAGTCAAGGAATCCTGACAACATGGAGGCTGACAAGATATTTAGGGATTTGTTGGAAATTGATTTAGAGCCAGCCCAGCGGCAAATACTTTATAACAAATATGCAAAATTCCTCCACTTCAGTCTTCAAGACCGACGGAGGTCAATAGATTATCTCATGAAGGCAGCAGAAATACTGCATTCCTCCAGGTTTCGGAGAGAGAGCATACACATTCTGACCCAGATTAAGAATAGTAGGATGGACCGAATGTCTGGAGAAATTGAGGACTTTCTGGCCCAACTAACCTTGTAGCTTagcacacaataaaaaaaaaacacatgttacATAATTAGACAAAAtcctttatttattaaatatggCACCAACTTTCAGATGTCTTTCAGTGTTGAAATCTGCCATACAATGGAAGAATGATTACAAAGCGCATATTTTGTAATCACCAAGGACtaaattatttttaataattttattttttgtaaaagGGGAACTATAAATAGGAGTTTTATTTAAGactgaaaaaaatacaattaggCGAATGAATATTCGTAATGCCTCTTATCtcaattgttttatgtttttcaaaAAGTTATATTgtccagagggagggggaatggACTGAACTGGGTGGggatcctccacctccactcacCATTGGCTATCGGGTCAAAGTTCCTTGCAAACGTGACACGTTATGGAATGGCATTTCCGCGTTTATTTTGAAGTCTCAATAAGAATGAAAAAAGAGACAGAACAcgctaaattaaaataatacgTAGAAAGACAGAATGGACTAGTCGTTTCCTCTTCGGCTCTTCTTGTGACTTTTCTTTGAACTCCTGCTATGGGAAACAGGTTGGATTTAGTCATTTAATCAATGTTACGATTTGGGCTTTTTGTTGATTGCTTATAAAGACATGTTATTGCTGAGACATGAACAGCGACgaataaacaaaaacagtggTATCCTGATTCTTCTGATTATTttttcatacatatatatatatatatatatatatatatatatatatatatacatacacacacacgacattAATACAAAGGGGGTTTTATATTAACTTCATGAAAGCACTCGTATAAGCACCAATTTATAAAATGTGTTAAAACAATAAGGTATAATAATACTTTGTCGACCACCTAGGTCTGGTGTAACTTACAGGTACACCCAGAGTGTTGAACGCACTATATGCAAAATGACGTATTTAATTGTTATATTCATGCAGGTTCAGCTAGAGTTTGCTTGAGGACAACTTACGCTACTTACACCAGCTGGCTTCATGTGATAAGATCAGTTGGTGTATAGAAGTTGGCCAAGACCAAATTATTCCATATTAGACAGCTGCAGActgaaaagaaaaaagctaaCCCCAAAATAATTCTAACAAAAGGTTTCTCAGCAGTTTTTTGTAGCATTAGGTGTTCTCAATAACATACTAAAAGTTGACCAAAGATTGACCACTAGAAAGCGTCCAAGATGGGCAGGAAGCCCTCACCCTAACTCCTTCATTATTTGACCTAGCCATGTAATCTTGGTGTCAAACCCCATGTTTACTGGGTCAATGAATCCATTGGACTTGTCTAAATTGCGCTGACATGATTAGAAAAAGGTCATAAACCAGCCGGCTGTGGCTTAACTATCAGAAGATGCCGGAGACAGCCCAAGCTCTGATCAAAGCAGATCGTACAGGATCTTGGAAGATGCACGTGCGCGCAATGTTGGACTGTCTGCCAATATTTTCCGCCTCAGAGCACGGCAACTACCTGAAATCGGCATATTTCTACCTCCAAGAGATGTGCCAACTCGAAACCAGACACCCTGATGTACATGACAAGTTTTCCAGGGGTTTCCATGTGATCCGCCGCAGCAACCAGTACTGGCAGGCCTTAGCTCTGACCTCGTCCTCGAGCAGACATTGATACGATCCTTAAAAAGCAGTGGAGGTTTGACCCATGGGAGTGGAAAGACTGAGGAAATGCAAGCATTGTGGACCATGTCTACACCCATCACATCGGAATACAACAAAACAACGCCATGCAGGAATTCAATGACCTCACCTACACGACCAGCCCCTAGAATCCTCAGAAGCAAGGATGAATAGAGATCACTCTGATTTAGAAAAGATCTGGGAAAAGCTTAGCATTTGCACACCATTCTCTCCAGACCCATCTCTGAGAAACATTGTAACTGGTGTTGTTGCCAAAGAGGAGGTGAATGTTCATGAGTTTGAGACTGTTGGCAATAAGATCATTGAAAAGGTGATTGGAAAACCCGTTTTTGGAATATCCttcaaacagaaagacagaaaaaccCTTGCAGATGACTCCGACGTCAAAGTTGCAAAAGAACAAACCATTGATCCTGCCTTGCTGTTCCAACGGTTCCTGATCAGGTCGCTGGAAGAAGTAATGAGTTATGAGCTCTGCTCATTTCCCGCAGCCCTGTTCGAAGGCAAGGAGATCTTCCGTAAAGCCAACAAGCTCCAACTAGTGCAGGCAGTAACTGAGTTT
It includes:
- the LOC115555793 gene encoding interferon-induced protein with tetratricopeptide repeats 5, producing MSAVRSPWRARLDTLECHFTWNLNSQRKHLFLLRDILEDIGAEDGNLWLGHIYNLQAHVHFLLASEEETPGSTMSDALRCFGQAGEAFRQVRNPVADEGPWLLVNYGNLAWLHYRRDEWSESVAYLGKAEALLREYPSSIQGQPHQEVLAEKAWTLMNFGRDGKRSAVELFRKAIEVEPACPVEWTTSHALALAMSSPPDDSSPEQEADILETLRCAVEGDPDNLYIAVVYLERRGMTDSRGIAERARELTKEVLKRSQTSYSGIRPLLRVYRQHVSLDEAIDVANEALARHPTKRHLKYGLANCYKSKIFSDRDSPFIEGLRSRAIVLYEEVCSLYPHSFLLGRITLASLYAQSSNYDNMKGDKIFRDLLEIDLEPALRQMLYNKYAKFLHFSLQDRRRSIDYHMKAAEILHSSRFRRESIHILTQIKNSRMNRMCGEIGDFLAQLPLQLSTQ
- the LOC115555868 gene encoding uncharacterized protein LOC115555868; this translates as MSAVPSPPTLRARLETFECHFTWNLNSHRNHLFLLRDKLEDIGTEDGNLWLGHIYNLQAYVHFLLASEEQTPGSTMSDALRCFGQAGEAFRQVRNPVADDGPRLLVNYGNLAWLHYHREEWSESVAYLGKAEALLREYPSSIQGQPHQEVLAEKAWTLMNFGQEGKRAVELFRKAIEMEPAGPVEWTTSHALALAMSSPRDDLSPEQEADVLETLRRAVKGDPDNLYIAVMYLGRRAMTDSRGIAERACELTKEVLKRSQTSYSGIRPLLRVYRLHVSFDEAIEVAKKALERDPTKRHLKYCLANCYKWKIFSGRDSPLIEDLRSRAIGLYEELCSLYPHSFLMGRITLASLYAQSRNPDNMEADKIFRDLLEIDLEPAQRQILYNKYAKFLHFSLQDRRRSIDYLMKAAEILHSSRFRRESIHILTQIKNSRMDRMSGEIEDFLAQLTLYAVPSPPTLRARLETFECHFTWNLNSHRNHLFLLRDKLEDIGTEDGNLWLGHIYNLQAYVHFLLASEEQTPGSTMSDALRCFGQAGEAFRQVRNTVADEGPWLLVNYGNLAWLHYRRDEWSESLAYLGKAEALLREYPSSIQGQPHQEVLAEKAWTLMNFGQDGKRSAVELFRKAIEVEPACPVEWTTSHALALAFSSPPDDSSPEQEADVLETLRRAVEGDPDNLYVATVCLERRAMTDSRGIAERARELTKEVLKRSQTSYSGIRPLLRVYRLHVSLDEAIDVANEALERHPTKRHLKFGLASCYKWKMFSDGDSPLIEGLRRRAISLYEELCSLYPHSFLLEKIALASLYAQSNNHDNMEADKIYKELLEIDLEPAQQQILYNKYAKFLNFILQDRQGSIEYHMMAAEILHSSWFRRNSIHILTQIKNRRMNRMCGEIEDFLAQLPL